The Glycine soja cultivar W05 chromosome 8, ASM419377v2, whole genome shotgun sequence genome has a window encoding:
- the LOC114423701 gene encoding GTP cyclohydrolase 1-like: MGCLGDGRFAVEIRNGVSNGCGEVEDAVKVLLEGLGEDVNREGLRKTPLRVAKALREGTRGYRQKVKDIVQGALFPEAGLDNRVGHAGGAGGLVIVRDLDLFSYCESCLLPFPVKCHVGYVPSGERVVGLSKLSRVADVFAKRLQEPQRLADEVCSALHRGIKPAGVAIILQCTHIHFPDIEPVFLDSNHQGWVKILVSSGSGVFENKNADVWDDFFGLLKFRGINMDKIHLRGSSDPCWCPSQSSLSAKVSSKIGPVNPVMVTAVASIIESLGEDPLRKELIGTPSRFVKWLMNFQNSNFDMKLNGFLCDGIDSLNANEEVNVNQKITSELNIPFWSQCEHHLLPFHGVVHIGYLMSDGFNPMGKLLLQSIVHFYGFKLQVQERLTRQIAETIAPLLGGDVIVVVEASHTCMISRGIEKFGSSTATIAVLGHFSTNPTARASFLESIPRPTSSGEQ, from the exons ATGGGGTGTTTGGGTGATGGGCGTTTCGCTGTTGAGATTCGAAATGGAGTGAGCAATGGTTGTGGTGAAGTTGAGGATGCTGTGAAGGTTTTGTTGGAGGGTCTAGGGGAAGATGTGAACAGGGAAGGTCTTAGAAAGACACCACTTCGTGTTGCCAAGGCCCTTCGTGAAGGAACCAGAG GTTACAGACAAAAGGTGAAGGACATTGTTCAAGGTGCTTTATTCCCCGAAGCTGGTCTAGATAATAGAGTTGGTCATGCAGGGGGAGCAGGTGGACTCGTGATTGTTCGAGATCTTGACTTGTTTTCCTATTGTGAGTCCTGCTTGCTTCCATTCCCGGTCAAGTGTCATGTGGGTTATGTCCCCTCTGGTGAAAGAGTTGTTGGTTTAAGCAAGCTCTCTCGTGTTGCTGATGTATTTGCGAAACGACTTCAAGAGCCTCAGCGTCTGGCAGATGAGGTATGCTCTGCTTTACATCGGGGAATAAAGCCGGCAGGTGTTGCTATCATACTTCAATGTACACATATCCACTTTCCAGACATAGAACCAGTCTTTCTTGACTCAAACCATCAAGGGTGGGTGAAGATACTTGTTTCCTCAGGTTCTGGGGTTTTTGAGAACAAAAATGCAGATGTATGGGATGATTTCTTTGGTCTTCTTAAATTTAGAGGCATCAATATGGATAAAATTCATTTGAGAGGATCATCTGATCCATGCTGGTGTCCTTCTCAGTCTTCTCTATCTGCCAAAGTTTCCTCGAAAATAGGACCAGTCAATCCTGTAATGGTTACTGCAGTAGCTTCAATTATTGAATCTTTGGGAGAAGATCCTTTGAGGAAAGAGCTTATAGGGACTCCAAGTAGGTTTGTGAAATGGTTGATGAACTTTCAAAACAGTAACTTTGATATGAAGTtgaatggttttctttgtgaTGGGATAGATTCTTTGAATGCCAATGAGGAGGTTAACGTCAACCAAAAAATAACCTCTGAGCTGAACATACCTTTTTGGTCACAATGTGAGCATCATTTGCTTCCCTTTCATGGTGTTGTTCACATAGGATACCTCATGTCTGATGGATTCAATCCTATGGGAAAATTGCTTTTACAATCAATAGTACATTTTTATGGTTTCAAGCTCCAAGTTCAGGAAAGGCTTACCAGGCAGATAGCTGAAACCATTGCCCCACTGTTAGGCGGAGATGTGATAGTAGTTGTAGAGGCAAGCCACACATGTATGATTTCGAGGGGAATTGAGAAGTTTGGAAGTAGTACGGCTACTATTGCAGTGTTAGGACATTTTTCAACCAACCCTACTGCAAGGGCATCATTCTTGGAGAGTATTCCACGTCCTACATCATCTGGGGAGCAATGA
- the LOC114423700 gene encoding chloroplast envelope quinone oxidoreductase homolog isoform X1 — translation MGKKLMHAVQYDSYGGGPAGLKHVEVPLPTPSKDEVLIKVEAAGLNPFDWKVQKRMLWPLFPCKFPYIPGTDIVGEVMEVGQGVRKFKPGDKVVAFVNPFSGGGLAEFAVAKESITASRPSESSASECAGLPVAGLTALQALTKSIGIKLDGSGERKNILVTAASGGVGHYAVQLAKLGNTHVTATCGARNIELVKSLGADEVIDYKTPDGAALKSPSGKKYDAVIHCVVGFPWSTFEPNLTMNGKVVDISPSSASMLTFALKKLTFSKKQLVPLLLIPKGEDLQYLIDLVKEGKLKTVVDSKYPLTKAEDAWAKSIDGHATGKIIIEF, via the exons ATGGGGAAGAAGCTCATGCATGCGGTTCAGTACGATAGCTACGGTGGAGGACCTGCTGGATTAAAG CATGTTGAAGTTCCCTTACCTACTCCCAGCAAAGATGAGGTTTTGATTAAGGTTGAAGCAGCTGGTCTAAATCCATTTGATTGGAAAGTACAGAAACGCATGTTGTGGCCACTTTTTCCTTGCAAGTTCCCATATATACCTG GCACTGATATAGTTGGAGAGGTCATGGAGGTTGGTCAAGGTGTCCGAAAGTTCAAACCTGGTGACAAAGTTGTAGCCTTTGTTAACCCCTTT AGTGGTGGAGGACTAGCTGAGTTTGCTGTTGCTAAGGAGAGCATCACTGCATCAAGACCATCAGAATCCTCAGCATCTGAATGTGCTGGCTTACCTGTAGCAGGTCTGACAGCTCTTCAAGCACTCACCAAATCCATAGGGATCAAACTTGATGGGAGTGGTGAACGGAAAAACATTTTGGTCACTGCTGCATCAGGTGGTGTAGGACACTACGCAGTCCAACTGGCAAAGCTGGGAAACACTCATGTGACAGCAACGTGTGGAGCTCGCAACATTGAATTGGTGAAAAGTTTAGGGGCTGATGAGGTAATTGACTACAAGACCCCAGATGGTGCTGCTTTGAAGAGTCCATCTGGCAAGAAATATGATGCTGTGATTCACTGTGTAGTGGGTTTTCCGTGGTCCACCTTTGAGCCTAACTTGACCATGAATGGAAAGGTTGTAGACATAAGTCCAAGCTCTGCTTCAATGCTGACATTTGCTCTGAAGAAACTTACCTTCTCCAAAAAGCAACTTGTGCCTCTGCTTTTAATTCCTAAGGGTGAGGACCTTCAGTATCTTATTGATTTAGTCAAGGAAGGAAAGCTTAAAACAGTTGTAGACTCCAAATATCCTTTAACCAAGGCTGAAGATGCCTGGGCTAAGAGTATTGATGGTCATGCAACTGGGAAGATAATTATTGAGTTCTAG
- the LOC114423700 gene encoding chloroplast envelope quinone oxidoreductase homolog isoform X2, with product MLWPLFPCKFPYIPGTDIVGEVMEVGQGVRKFKPGDKVVAFVNPFSGGGLAEFAVAKESITASRPSESSASECAGLPVAGLTALQALTKSIGIKLDGSGERKNILVTAASGGVGHYAVQLAKLGNTHVTATCGARNIELVKSLGADEVIDYKTPDGAALKSPSGKKYDAVIHCVVGFPWSTFEPNLTMNGKVVDISPSSASMLTFALKKLTFSKKQLVPLLLIPKGEDLQYLIDLVKEGKLKTVVDSKYPLTKAEDAWAKSIDGHATGKIIIEF from the exons ATGTTGTGGCCACTTTTTCCTTGCAAGTTCCCATATATACCTG GCACTGATATAGTTGGAGAGGTCATGGAGGTTGGTCAAGGTGTCCGAAAGTTCAAACCTGGTGACAAAGTTGTAGCCTTTGTTAACCCCTTT AGTGGTGGAGGACTAGCTGAGTTTGCTGTTGCTAAGGAGAGCATCACTGCATCAAGACCATCAGAATCCTCAGCATCTGAATGTGCTGGCTTACCTGTAGCAGGTCTGACAGCTCTTCAAGCACTCACCAAATCCATAGGGATCAAACTTGATGGGAGTGGTGAACGGAAAAACATTTTGGTCACTGCTGCATCAGGTGGTGTAGGACACTACGCAGTCCAACTGGCAAAGCTGGGAAACACTCATGTGACAGCAACGTGTGGAGCTCGCAACATTGAATTGGTGAAAAGTTTAGGGGCTGATGAGGTAATTGACTACAAGACCCCAGATGGTGCTGCTTTGAAGAGTCCATCTGGCAAGAAATATGATGCTGTGATTCACTGTGTAGTGGGTTTTCCGTGGTCCACCTTTGAGCCTAACTTGACCATGAATGGAAAGGTTGTAGACATAAGTCCAAGCTCTGCTTCAATGCTGACATTTGCTCTGAAGAAACTTACCTTCTCCAAAAAGCAACTTGTGCCTCTGCTTTTAATTCCTAAGGGTGAGGACCTTCAGTATCTTATTGATTTAGTCAAGGAAGGAAAGCTTAAAACAGTTGTAGACTCCAAATATCCTTTAACCAAGGCTGAAGATGCCTGGGCTAAGAGTATTGATGGTCATGCAACTGGGAAGATAATTATTGAGTTCTAG
- the LOC114424246 gene encoding chromatin structure-remodeling complex subunit rsc1-like, giving the protein MATTEHPRRKLIIKIYFPRSQKHEAASEVSDSCGEKRSTVTSSNPPSHGTNTPNDSRSASKVCELKNKKGYYATATWVNIENPSSESSATDSRISRTGSEVCELKNKKEGVRVGCKNTDKKRKVVYSPRSENPEAPSDEKRRKTSSSNPLSEDSRTVRVECKKKRILMDRCKKMQCWAMLKRLMVGRDAWALKKDILDPKVLCVLHKSEAIRKPKGLEDIESKLKNWDYSETDEFVDDVKLVLSYALQYPQRSEVHRTARRISEGFEISWKTMKAKWMRDEQDLQEKR; this is encoded by the coding sequence ATGGCAACAACAGAACATCCTCGGAGAAAACTCATTATAAAGATTTACTTTCCACGTTCCCAAAAGCATGAGGCCGCCTCTGAGGTTTCTGATTCTTGCGGTGAGAAGAGGAGTACCGTCACTTCTTCGAACCCACCATCTCACGGTACCAACACTCCAAACGATTCAAGAAGCGCGTCGAAAGTGTGTGAGCTGAAGAATAAGAAGGGTTATTATGCGACTGCAACATGGGTTAACATTGAAAACCCATCATCGGAATCTTCTGCCACTGATTCAAGAATTTCAAGAACCGGGTCTGAAGTGTGTGAGTTGAAGAACAAGAAGGAGGGTGTGCGTGTAGGGTGCAAGAACACAGATAAGAAGCGAAAGGTCGTTTACTCTCCACGTTCTGAAAATCCTGAAGCACCCTCTGATGAGAAAAGGAGGAAAACGAGTTCTTCAAACCCATTATCAGAAGATTCAAGAACTGTGCGTGTAGAGTGCAAAAAGAAGCGAATATTGATGGACCGTTGCAAGAAGATGCAGTGTTGGGCTATGTTGAAGCGTTTAATGGTGGGAAGAGATGCGTGGGCTTTAAAAAAGGATATTCTTGATCCCAAGGTATTGTGCGTTCTTCATAAGTCTGAAGCCATAAGAAAGCCAAAGGGTTTGGAGGATATTGAGTCAAAGTTGAAGAATTGGGATTACTCCGAAACTGATGAGTTTGTGGATGATGTGAAGCTTGTGTTGTCTTATGCTTTGCAATATCCTCAAAGGAGTGAGGTTCATAGAACTGCAAGGAGGATCAGTGAGGGTTTTGAGATCAGTTGGAAAACTATGAAGGCCAAGTGGATGCGTGACGAACAAGATTTGCAAGAGaagagatga